The Chanos chanos chromosome 6, fChaCha1.1, whole genome shotgun sequence genome includes a region encoding these proteins:
- the rdh5 gene encoding retinol dehydrogenase 5 — MDTENTYELISNENLWIYGTGAFVLLWILVWLYRDSLEIEHVNQKYVFVTGCDSGFGNLLCRQLDRRGFRVLAGCLTEKGADDLKRATGPYLKTVLLDVTNTESIQKAVEWTKKEVGEKGLWGLVNNAGRSLPMGPSEWMKIEDFNSTLKVNMFGVIEMTMNFLPLIKQARGRVVNVASVLGRVAANGGGYCISKFAVESFSDCLRRDIHYFGIKVCIIEPGFFKTQVTSLEPIERELHRLWNQLTPEVKASYGEKYLDKYIKIQRLIMNAVCDSDLNKVTNCMEHALVAAYPRTRYSAGWDAKFAWIPLSYMPACVVDIALKVIMPRPAKSV; from the exons ATGGATACGGAAAATACATATGAATTAATAAG TAATGAGAACTTGTGGATATATGGAACTGGGGCCTTTGTGTTGCTTTGGATCCTGGTGTGGctttacagagacagtctggAGATTGAACATGTCAACCAGAAATATGTCTTTGTGACCGGCTGTGACTCTGGCTTTGGTAACCTGCTGTGCAGACAGCTAGATCGGCGAGGTTTCCGTGTACTGGCTGGTTGTCTCACTGAGAAGGGAGCAGATGACTTGAAGAGAGCTACTGGGCCTTACCTAAAAACCGTCCTGCTGGATGTGACAAACACTGAAAGCATTCAGAAAGCTGTGGAGTGGACCAAGAAAGAAGTTGGTGAAAAGG GTCTCTGGGGGCTGGTGAATAATGCTGGTCGTTCCCTACCCATGGGACCTTCAGAGTGGATGAAAATCGAAGATTTCAACAGCACACTGAAGGTCAACATGTTTGGAGTGATTGAAATGACCATGAACTTTCTGCCACTCATTAAACAGGCCCGTGGTCGTGTGGTCAACGTGGCTTCTGTGCTGGGCAGGGTGGCAGCCAATGGTGGTGGATATTGTATCTCCAAGTTTGCAGTGGAGTCTTTCTCTGACTGCCTTAG GAGAGACATCCATTATTTTGGGATTAAAGTGTGCATAATTGAACCAGGATTCTTTAAGACACAGGTGACTAGTCTTGAGCCAATTGAGAGAGAGCTACATCGCCTGTGGAACCAGCTTACTCCTGAGGTCAAGGCCAGCTATGGAGAGAAATACCTCGATAAGT ATATCAAGATTCAGAGGTTGATCATGAATGCTGTCTGTGACTCAGACCTCAACAAAGTGACCAACTGCATGGAACATGCCTTGGTAGCTGCCTACCCACGGACCCGATACAGTGCCGGCTGGGATGCCAAGTTCGCTTGGATCCCCCTCTCTTACATGCCTGCTTGTGTGGTTGACATTGCTCTAAAAGTGATCATGCCCAGGCCAGCCAAAAGTGTGTAG